The Halomicronema hongdechloris C2206 genome includes a window with the following:
- the rpsC gene encoding 30S ribosomal protein S3, which yields MGQKIHPNGFRLGVIIDHRSRWFAEGNRYPELLQEDHTIRQYVNKTLSNAGISDVRIERKADQIDLEIRTARPGVVVGRGGSGIEALRTGLQGFLQDPNRQIRINVVEVARVDADAGLVGEYIVQQLERRVSFRRVVRQALQRAQRAGVEGIKIQVSGRLNGAEIARTEWTREGRVPLHTLRADVDYAYRTAQTTYGVLGVKVWIFRGEVIPGQEEQVAANNTQPRRRQPRRRQQFEDRSNES from the coding sequence GTGGGACAGAAAATACATCCAAATGGCTTTCGCTTGGGGGTGATCATAGATCACCGCTCCCGTTGGTTTGCCGAAGGCAATCGTTATCCAGAACTACTACAGGAAGATCATACGATTCGTCAGTATGTCAATAAAACCCTGAGTAACGCGGGTATTTCTGATGTTCGCATCGAGCGTAAGGCTGACCAAATTGACCTAGAAATTCGCACGGCTCGACCAGGTGTAGTTGTTGGTCGTGGTGGTAGCGGTATTGAAGCCCTCCGCACTGGGCTGCAAGGGTTTCTGCAGGATCCGAATCGGCAAATTCGCATCAATGTCGTGGAAGTAGCCCGGGTAGACGCCGACGCTGGTTTGGTAGGGGAATACATCGTGCAGCAACTAGAGCGTCGCGTCTCGTTTCGTCGGGTTGTGCGTCAGGCTCTGCAGCGAGCACAGCGGGCCGGCGTCGAGGGGATCAAGATTCAGGTCAGTGGCCGTCTCAACGGCGCAGAAATTGCCCGCACGGAGTGGACTCGGGAAGGTCGTGTGCCCTTACATACCCTGAGGGCAGATGTAGATTATGCCTATCGCACTGCTCAGACCACTTACGGAGTCTTGGGAGTTAAAGTCTGGATCTTCCGAGGGGAAGTGATTCCTGGTCAGGAGGAGCAGGTTGCTGCCAATAATACTCAGCCGCGTCGTCGTCAACCGCGTCGCCGCCAGCAGTTTGAAGATCGCTCCAATGAATCCTAA
- the rplV gene encoding 50S ribosomal protein L22 has product MAVDTSTQVKAVAKYIRMSPRKVRRVLDQIRGRSYREALIILEFMPYRACDPVTKVLRSAVANAEHNNGFDPVDLVVSAAYADAGPTLRRYRPRAQGRAYQIRKPTCHITIAVAPGPETD; this is encoded by the coding sequence ATGGCGGTTGATACGTCTACACAGGTTAAAGCGGTTGCTAAATATATCCGCATGTCTCCCCGTAAGGTGCGACGGGTTCTGGATCAAATTCGGGGTCGCAGCTATCGGGAAGCCTTGATCATTCTAGAGTTCATGCCCTATCGGGCCTGTGATCCGGTCACCAAGGTACTGCGCTCAGCAGTTGCCAATGCAGAGCATAACAACGGCTTCGATCCAGTCGACCTGGTGGTGAGTGCAGCCTATGCCGATGCCGGCCCTACCCTGCGCCGCTATCGGCCTCGAGCTCAGGGGCGGGCCTATCAGATTCGCAAGCCCACTTGCCATATCACGATTGCGGTGGCCCCCGGCCCCGAAACTGACTAG
- the rpsS gene encoding 30S ribosomal protein S19 yields the protein MSRSLKKGPFVADHLLRKVEALNAKGDKQVIKTWSRASTIVPQMIGHTIAVHNGRQHVPVYVSEQMVGHKLGEFAPTRTFRGHAKSDKKARR from the coding sequence ATGTCTCGTTCTCTAAAGAAAGGTCCCTTTGTCGCAGATCATTTACTTCGCAAAGTTGAGGCTTTGAATGCCAAAGGGGATAAGCAAGTCATTAAGACGTGGTCGCGGGCATCGACGATTGTGCCCCAGATGATCGGTCATACGATCGCAGTGCATAACGGTCGACAGCATGTTCCCGTCTATGTCAGTGAACAGATGGTGGGGCACAAGCTTGGAGAATTTGCGCCAACGCGCACATTTCGTGGCCACGCCAAGAGCGATAAGAAGGCACGACGGTAG
- the rplB gene encoding 50S ribosomal protein L2, with amino-acid sequence MGIRSYRPYTPATRERTVSDFADVTRQAPEKSLVQPLHQSKGRNNRGVITCRHRGGGHKRRYRMIDFRRDKHNIPAKVATIEYDPNRNARIALLHYQDGDKRYILHPAHLPVGATVIAGPDSPLEVGNALPLAKIPLGTLIHNVELFPGKGGQIVRAAGTAAQLVAKEGNYVTLKLPSTEVRMVRCECYATIGQVGNTDSRNITLGKAGRKRWSGRRPEVRGSVMNPADHPHGGGEGRAPIGRSGPVTPWGKPALGYKTRKKKKTSDALIVRRRRRVSKRGRGGRNA; translated from the coding sequence ATGGGCATCCGTTCCTACCGGCCATATACCCCTGCAACCCGAGAACGTACCGTCTCAGACTTTGCTGACGTTACCCGACAGGCGCCAGAAAAGTCTTTAGTTCAGCCTTTGCACCAATCCAAGGGCCGAAACAACCGTGGCGTCATTACCTGTCGTCATCGGGGTGGAGGGCACAAGCGTCGCTATCGCATGATTGATTTTCGTCGCGATAAACATAATATTCCGGCCAAAGTCGCCACCATCGAATACGATCCCAACCGGAATGCTCGTATTGCCCTCTTGCACTATCAAGACGGGGATAAACGTTACATTCTGCATCCGGCTCATCTGCCAGTGGGCGCGACGGTGATTGCAGGACCCGATTCTCCTCTGGAGGTCGGCAATGCCCTGCCCCTAGCCAAGATCCCCCTAGGTACTCTGATTCACAACGTCGAATTGTTCCCTGGCAAGGGGGGCCAGATCGTCCGAGCCGCTGGAACAGCGGCCCAGTTAGTGGCCAAAGAAGGCAACTATGTCACCTTGAAGTTGCCGTCGACAGAGGTCCGCATGGTCCGGTGTGAGTGCTACGCCACCATCGGCCAAGTAGGCAATACCGACTCTCGCAATATCACCCTGGGCAAAGCTGGTCGCAAGCGCTGGAGTGGTCGTCGTCCCGAGGTTCGGGGTAGTGTCATGAACCCAGCCGATCACCCCCATGGTGGGGGTGAAGGTCGGGCCCCGATTGGCCGTAGCGGTCCGGTAACTCCATGGGGTAAACCAGCCCTGGGGTATAAAACCCGGAAGAAGAAGAAAACCAGCGATGCGCTCATCGTGCGTCGTCGCCGTCGTGTATCCAAACGAGGGCGTGGGGGGCGAAATGCCTAA
- a CDS encoding 50S ribosomal protein L23 gives MTNPQTLADIVRRPIVTEKATLLLENNQYTFEVAPNATKPDIKAAIEELFDVKVVGVSTSNPPRKKRRFGRFLGYKPSYKRAMVTLAPGDTITLFPDV, from the coding sequence GTGACTAACCCCCAGACCCTGGCCGACATTGTCCGCCGTCCCATCGTGACTGAAAAAGCCACCCTGTTATTGGAAAACAACCAGTACACCTTCGAAGTGGCTCCCAATGCCACTAAGCCGGACATCAAAGCGGCCATTGAAGAACTGTTTGATGTCAAGGTTGTGGGTGTTAGTACCAGCAATCCCCCTCGCAAGAAGCGCCGCTTTGGCCGTTTCCTCGGCTATAAGCCTTCCTACAAACGAGCCATGGTCACTTTGGCTCCGGGGGACACCATCACCCTCTTCCCAGATGTCTAA
- the rplD gene encoding 50S ribosomal protein L4, whose protein sequence is MVECVVRDWQGQEVGTASVALKVAKEETASHIVHRALVRQVNNGRQGTAAAKTRAEVRGGGRKPWRQKGTGRARAGSSRSPLWRGGGVIFGPKPRDYSTKMNRKERRLALRTAFQSRIDDLVVVEEFTDQLSRPKTRELVDAIARWGIDPNEKVLMVVLDRQDNLYLSARNLVNLKVILATNLNVYDLLAADRLVVTSAALQTIQEVYSD, encoded by the coding sequence ATGGTTGAGTGTGTTGTTCGAGATTGGCAAGGGCAGGAAGTAGGAACGGCCTCGGTGGCTCTTAAGGTGGCCAAGGAAGAGACCGCTTCCCACATCGTCCACCGGGCCTTGGTACGGCAAGTCAATAATGGTCGCCAGGGAACGGCAGCCGCGAAAACGCGAGCCGAAGTCCGCGGTGGTGGCCGTAAGCCTTGGCGGCAGAAGGGAACCGGCCGGGCTCGAGCCGGGTCGAGTCGGTCTCCGCTGTGGCGGGGAGGTGGGGTTATCTTTGGGCCTAAACCCCGAGATTACAGCACTAAAATGAACCGCAAAGAACGGCGATTGGCACTGCGGACGGCTTTCCAAAGCCGCATTGATGATTTGGTAGTGGTCGAAGAGTTTACCGATCAGCTGTCCCGCCCCAAGACTCGTGAATTGGTAGATGCGATCGCACGCTGGGGCATTGATCCTAACGAGAAGGTCCTGATGGTGGTGCTCGACCGCCAAGACAACCTCTATTTGTCTGCCCGTAACCTGGTCAATCTGAAAGTGATCCTGGCCACCAACCTCAACGTCTACGACCTGCTGGCGGCTGACCGCCTAGTGGTCACATCAGCTGCACTCCAGACAATCCAGGAGGTTTACAGTGACTAA
- the rplC gene encoding 50S ribosomal protein L3 — MAVGILGTKLGMTQIFNEAGDAVPVTVIQAGPCFVTQVKTLQTDGYAAVQLGFGAVTEKALTKPELGHLSKVGVKPVRHLKEYRVDGTDGFEPGQTLTADHFEVGQLVDVTGTSIGRGFTGYQKRHNFGRGPMSHGSKNHRLPGSTGAGTTPGRIYPGKRMAGRTGHETVTIRKLQVVRVDAERNLLLVKGSVPGKPGALLSIAPATVVGA; from the coding sequence GTGGCTGTCGGGATTCTCGGAACCAAGCTGGGGATGACCCAGATATTCAATGAGGCAGGCGACGCGGTACCGGTAACGGTAATTCAAGCCGGTCCTTGTTTTGTTACTCAGGTAAAGACTCTGCAGACCGATGGATATGCCGCGGTTCAACTGGGGTTTGGGGCAGTTACTGAGAAGGCCTTGACCAAGCCGGAGCTTGGGCATCTCAGCAAGGTGGGAGTCAAGCCTGTCCGTCATCTGAAAGAGTATCGAGTGGATGGCACTGATGGATTTGAGCCGGGACAGACCTTGACCGCCGATCATTTTGAGGTGGGTCAATTGGTAGATGTTACTGGCACCTCCATTGGCCGTGGGTTCACCGGGTATCAGAAGCGCCATAATTTTGGCCGAGGCCCCATGTCTCACGGGTCAAAGAATCACCGCCTGCCTGGCTCCACCGGGGCTGGTACTACACCAGGAAGAATTTATCCGGGCAAACGAATGGCTGGGCGCACGGGACATGAAACCGTCACCATCCGTAAGTTGCAGGTGGTGCGAGTAGACGCCGAGCGTAACTTGCTTCTGGTAAAGGGCTCTGTGCCTGGTAAGCCGGGTGCTCTCTTGAGCATTGCGCCAGCTACGGTGGTCGGGGCCTGA
- the ndhN gene encoding NAD(P)H-quinone oxidoreductase subunit N translates to MALLATGKRFIRNLETAGALAVQAPLEGGFEGRYQRRLRAAGYETMTLTARGLGDLASYLTGIHGVRPAHLGKKTVGQTAAVGDVYFVPPILTYRLQHVPPKAKGLVLWLIEGHILSRQEIEYLANLPSQETRIKIVLEVGGERFFSWQPLSEFVSAA, encoded by the coding sequence ATGGCATTGCTGGCAACTGGTAAGCGATTTATCCGCAATCTCGAAACGGCCGGAGCCCTTGCCGTTCAGGCCCCGTTAGAAGGTGGCTTCGAAGGGCGCTACCAGCGACGCCTGCGGGCAGCCGGCTACGAAACCATGACGCTAACGGCGCGGGGACTGGGGGATTTGGCTTCTTACCTCACTGGCATCCACGGCGTCCGGCCAGCTCATTTGGGGAAGAAAACTGTCGGCCAAACCGCGGCGGTGGGAGATGTATATTTTGTGCCGCCAATTCTCACCTATCGATTGCAGCATGTGCCTCCTAAGGCCAAAGGGCTAGTGCTGTGGCTGATTGAGGGTCATATTCTCTCCCGACAAGAAATAGAATATTTGGCCAACTTGCCCAGTCAAGAGACTCGTATCAAGATTGTTCTAGAGGTCGGAGGAGAACGCTTCTTCAGTTGGCAGCCTCTGTCAGAGTTTGTCTCGGCTGCTTAA
- the ldpA gene encoding circadian clock protein LdpA — protein sequence MSTLLHPLRSLAEGHWFKLICGASYHYLPAVHDLALVYALAGADCIDVAADPAVVATVSRALQMVPQVIQQYPGHLELRSRSTPLVMVSLNDGEDPHFRKATLDATRCPEDCPRPCEHICPADAIALTQPTVEPGIVEARCYGCGRCLPVCPHALISTRADQATSAAIASTLINDIDAIEIHTQVGRDQAFQQLWESLIPRLSRLRLIAISCPGGPGVLDYLWRLYHLIQPLPVPLIWQTDGRPMSGDIGTGTTHATIHWGQQVLRHGPPGYIQLAGGTNQHTVAKLATLGLLQPMTSPSSGRAIAGVAYGSYARKLLLPLLEPPAAIPADAVATTPPPPLIARPHDLLAAVQQARNLVDSLKRAVPPPQPAVARI from the coding sequence GTGAGCACTTTACTGCATCCTCTGAGATCCTTAGCCGAGGGGCACTGGTTCAAGCTCATTTGCGGAGCCAGCTATCATTATTTGCCAGCCGTCCATGATTTGGCATTGGTCTATGCCCTGGCAGGAGCAGATTGTATTGACGTCGCTGCGGATCCGGCGGTCGTAGCGACAGTGTCTCGTGCCTTGCAGATGGTGCCCCAGGTGATCCAGCAGTACCCTGGGCATCTTGAGCTGCGGTCGCGGTCAACGCCCCTAGTCATGGTCAGCCTGAATGACGGTGAGGATCCTCATTTTCGCAAGGCTACCCTCGACGCTACCCGATGTCCAGAGGATTGCCCTCGCCCTTGCGAGCACATTTGTCCCGCCGATGCGATCGCATTGACTCAGCCCACCGTAGAGCCTGGAATCGTGGAGGCCCGGTGTTACGGGTGTGGTCGCTGCTTGCCGGTATGCCCCCATGCCCTCATTTCGACTCGTGCTGATCAGGCCACGTCGGCTGCGATCGCATCGACCCTAATCAATGACATTGATGCCATTGAGATTCATACCCAAGTAGGCCGAGACCAAGCCTTTCAACAACTTTGGGAAAGCCTTATTCCTCGGTTATCCCGGCTGCGACTAATCGCCATCAGTTGCCCTGGGGGGCCAGGAGTCCTCGACTATCTCTGGCGCCTGTACCACCTGATCCAGCCCTTGCCAGTTCCCTTGATTTGGCAGACAGATGGACGCCCCATGAGTGGCGACATCGGCACCGGCACCACCCATGCCACCATTCACTGGGGTCAACAGGTCCTACGCCACGGTCCGCCTGGCTATATCCAACTGGCTGGGGGCACTAACCAACACACGGTGGCAAAATTAGCGACCTTGGGATTACTCCAGCCGATGACATCGCCCTCCTCAGGACGTGCCATCGCTGGAGTGGCCTATGGCAGCTATGCCCGCAAACTGTTATTACCGCTGCTGGAACCCCCTGCTGCTATCCCCGCTGACGCGGTCGCGACTACACCACCTCCACCCTTAATTGCTCGCCCCCATGACTTGCTTGCAGCTGTGCAACAGGCTCGCAA